From the Caldilineales bacterium genome, one window contains:
- the cas5d gene encoding type I-D CRISPR-associated protein Cas5/Csc1, which translates to MGADMLHVYRCEMTFWEHVFFSSREISNFFQTEALLGNYALAYAFELAQTPYHSEGPVRYGQDLRPLNDRGVYVTPGTLLGEPRFVLSQFNAQADSYWYAFTNNAIVTRTDDEMAVRQGARWRVSNRKTGADGFVRPNNYPQHGRIKMLALSNRAVCYVVSREALALPRYVRLGKWMSKASVATTHAIVRSEAKKDVTIPVFLNPADLLHPERLRTYDLVSVHPAPLVRNATLSGEFLRAPDGVWLPAGMRFAVEGLL; encoded by the coding sequence ATGGGCGCGGACATGTTGCACGTTTACCGCTGTGAAATGACCTTCTGGGAGCACGTGTTCTTCAGCAGTCGAGAGATCAGCAATTTCTTTCAGACCGAAGCGCTGCTGGGGAATTACGCGCTCGCCTATGCCTTTGAACTGGCGCAGACCCCCTATCATTCGGAAGGCCCCGTCCGTTACGGCCAAGACCTGCGGCCGTTGAATGACCGAGGGGTTTATGTCACGCCGGGCACGCTGCTGGGCGAACCTCGCTTCGTGCTCAGCCAGTTCAATGCTCAGGCCGACAGTTATTGGTATGCCTTCACCAACAACGCTATCGTCACCCGCACCGATGATGAAATGGCTGTGCGGCAGGGCGCGCGTTGGCGCGTCAGCAATCGCAAGACCGGCGCTGATGGCTTTGTCCGGCCCAACAACTATCCCCAGCATGGCCGCATCAAGATGCTGGCGCTGAGTAATCGCGCCGTCTGCTATGTGGTAAGCCGTGAGGCGCTGGCTTTGCCCCGGTATGTGCGATTGGGTAAATGGATGAGCAAGGCGTCGGTCGCTACCACCCATGCCATCGTCCGGTCAGAAGCGAAAAAGGATGTGACCATACCAGTCTTCCTCAATCCGGCCGATTTGCTCCACCCTGAACGACTGCGGACCTATGATCTGGTAAGTGTTCATCCCGCGCCTTTGGTGCGCAATGCCACGCTTAGCGGTGAGTTCCTGCGGGCACCGGATGGGGTCTGGCTACCCGCAGGGATGCGCTTCGCAGTCGAAGGGTTGTTGTGA